One segment of Nitrospinota bacterium DNA contains the following:
- a CDS encoding ASKHA domain-containing protein — protein MKNKIKVTFSPIKKEIELSPKKTIFDAAIKLHLPINSYCGGAGWCGKCKIKILKGNLGIDSIEERFLTEKEKKSGIRLACRKTLKKDTVVRLLREDVSFRHDFFPDDKSIRVSLDCGINKYFIRLDKRAIEKKGSLWSEIKESLTEKTSFKKDLSIAKSINKRILDSDGGVTVVLHDSEVIAFEKEDTTSKKFGLSFDVGTTTLAGYLVDLNDGSTRKALSASNSQRIFGADIISRINFASDLKGLKKLQKAVVKDIESIIERLVSDSEVSRANIYSGVFVGNAAMHHLFLGIDPSSLGVSPYKPAVKEGIEFGLRELGIKLGRKIKGYFLPNIDGFVGSDALATILATGIYQREDLSLIIDIGTNGETILGNRKKILCGSNAAGPAFEGASIRYGMLAEKGAIDRYKANQSGIKFHVLGDRAPKGICGSGMIDAIASLLKMGIITPKGSLIKQDKVNAAVPRNVKKRVVVRREGHGFQLTKKEESYNKRPLYLLQKDIREIQLAKGAIAAGIKLLFKEFKIGIDDISNIFITGSFGNFIDPENGIEIGLIPNISLKKIRFLSNAAGIGAKLVLISKEMRKIAEGLAEKIEHINFAGRKDYQDIFFESLHFKKLF, from the coding sequence ATGAAGAATAAGATAAAGGTTACCTTTTCACCAATAAAAAAAGAGATAGAACTTTCTCCTAAGAAAACTATCTTTGATGCAGCGATAAAGCTTCATCTTCCTATTAATAGCTATTGTGGGGGCGCTGGCTGGTGCGGGAAGTGTAAGATAAAAATTCTGAAAGGTAATTTAGGGATTGATTCAATAGAAGAGAGGTTTCTGACAGAGAAAGAAAAGAAGAGTGGCATAAGATTGGCATGCAGGAAAACGTTAAAAAAAGATACGGTTGTGAGGCTACTCAGGGAGGATGTTTCTTTCAGACATGATTTTTTTCCAGATGATAAATCCATTCGTGTATCTTTGGATTGTGGCATCAATAAATATTTCATCCGGTTAGATAAGAGAGCCATAGAAAAAAAAGGTTCTCTATGGTCAGAGATTAAAGAGAGCTTGACAGAGAAAACTTCTTTTAAAAAAGACTTATCGATTGCTAAGAGTATCAATAAAAGGATTTTAGATAGTGATGGTGGGGTAACCGTTGTTCTTCATGATAGCGAGGTTATCGCGTTCGAAAAAGAGGATACGACCTCTAAAAAATTTGGGCTCTCTTTTGATGTTGGAACAACGACATTAGCTGGTTATCTGGTTGATTTAAATGATGGTTCTACACGAAAGGCATTGTCTGCTTCTAACAGTCAAAGGATTTTTGGAGCTGATATCATCTCACGGATTAACTTTGCCTCTGACTTAAAAGGCTTGAAAAAACTTCAAAAGGCAGTTGTCAAAGATATAGAAAGTATTATTGAGAGACTGGTAAGTGATTCAGAGGTGTCAAGAGCAAATATATACTCTGGTGTTTTTGTTGGAAACGCGGCCATGCATCATCTTTTTTTGGGTATAGACCCTTCAAGTTTAGGGGTATCCCCCTATAAGCCTGCTGTTAAGGAAGGCATAGAATTTGGTTTAAGAGAGTTAGGTATAAAATTAGGAAGAAAGATAAAGGGGTATTTCCTTCCCAATATTGATGGTTTTGTTGGTTCAGATGCCCTCGCTACCATTCTGGCAACAGGGATTTATCAAAGGGAGGATCTATCCTTGATTATTGATATCGGAACAAATGGTGAGACCATTCTTGGAAACAGAAAAAAGATACTGTGTGGTTCTAATGCTGCGGGCCCTGCCTTTGAAGGGGCGAGTATTCGATATGGTATGCTAGCTGAAAAAGGGGCTATTGATAGATATAAGGCTAATCAAAGCGGTATAAAGTTTCATGTCTTAGGGGATAGAGCTCCTAAAGGCATATGTGGTTCAGGGATGATAGATGCGATTGCCTCACTTTTAAAAATGGGAATCATAACACCTAAGGGGAGTTTAATAAAACAGGATAAGGTGAATGCGGCTGTGCCAAGGAACGTCAAAAAAAGGGTTGTTGTGAGAAGAGAAGGCCATGGCTTTCAATTGACAAAAAAAGAAGAGTCATATAATAAAAGACCATTATACCTTTTACAGAAGGATATTAGGGAGATACAATTAGCCAAAGGAGCAATTGCCGCTGGTATAAAGTTATTATTTAAAGAATTCAAAATTGGGATTGATGATATATCGAATATTTTCATAACCGGCTCATTTGGAAACTTTATTGATCCTGAAAATGGAATAGAAATAGGGTTGATACCAAATATATCTCTAAAAAAGATAAGATTTTTAAGTAACGCTGCTGGTATAGGAGCAAAGCTGGTTTTAATCTCTAAGGAGATGAGAAAAATTGCTGAAGGGTTAGCTGAAAAAATCGAGCATATAAACTTTGCCGGAAGAAAGGATTATCAGGATATCTTTTTTGAATCTCTTCATTTTAAAAAACTATTTTAG
- a CDS encoding homocysteine S-methyltransferase family protein translates to MIHAFLKRLEREVLVNDGAMGTMLLDSGMQTGTCPEEWNVSHPEIIKQIHKKYFSAGCDMITTNTFGGTRFKLKDFSFESKTKDFNFCGAQLAKEAAPEGGFVSLSVGPTGKFIEPLGEVSYPEMVEVFSEQIRAGVEGGVDVICIETMYDLKEAKAAIEAAKKTCELPIIATMTFDKTKNGFRTMMGVEPKDAVSELSKFGADVVGSNCGTGIDEMIELMKEMRSAGKDFYLIAQPNAGMPIMQEDRVIYKQDPEYMAKRSLEFLKIGVNVVGGCCGTTPEHIKHIVASIRGYEE, encoded by the coding sequence ATGATCCATGCATTCCTGAAAAGATTGGAAAGAGAAGTTTTAGTAAATGATGGAGCAATGGGTACGATGCTCCTTGACTCTGGAATGCAAACAGGAACATGTCCTGAGGAGTGGAATGTATCCCATCCAGAAATCATAAAACAAATTCATAAAAAATATTTTTCTGCGGGTTGTGATATGATAACAACAAACACCTTTGGTGGAACCCGGTTTAAGCTAAAAGATTTTAGTTTTGAGAGTAAGACAAAGGATTTTAATTTTTGTGGAGCCCAGCTCGCTAAAGAAGCAGCACCAGAAGGTGGTTTTGTTTCTTTATCTGTGGGACCCACGGGAAAGTTTATCGAGCCTCTTGGAGAAGTCAGTTATCCTGAAATGGTAGAGGTTTTTTCAGAACAGATAAGGGCAGGGGTTGAAGGGGGTGTCGATGTCATCTGCATTGAGACCATGTATGATTTAAAAGAGGCAAAGGCTGCTATTGAAGCGGCAAAAAAAACGTGTGAACTTCCTATTATTGCCACAATGACATTTGATAAGACAAAAAATGGGTTCAGAACGATGATGGGAGTCGAGCCGAAAGATGCTGTGTCAGAGCTATCAAAATTTGGTGCTGATGTCGTTGGTTCAAACTGTGGGACAGGAATAGATGAGATGATAGAACTGATGAAGGAGATGAGAAGCGCGGGTAAAGACTTCTATCTTATTGCCCAACCAAATGCTGGTATGCCCATTATGCAAGAAGATAGAGTGATTTATAAACAGGACCCAGAATATATGGCAAAAAGGTCTCTTGAGTTTTTAAAGATAGGAGTAAATGTGGTCGGGGGATGTTGTGGAACAACACCTGAACATATAAAGCATATTGTAGCGAGTATCAGGGGATATGAAGAATAA
- a CDS encoding sulfite exporter TauE/SafE family protein — translation MFSFLSFILLFFIGILTGLFSGLFGGGGGIITNPLIWSVFSYMDFPSQVVVQITFGTTVASMMITAILGSFVHHRHKNIWWEVIPPLVTGGMLGSLIGATAASYSPGIFLKVSFGFLQLIVAYLMIANKKLSSSSSEDPIKRWEYILLLGLGIGFIGSFMGIGGGAIAVPIMVLLLGYPMDKTAGISCTMIAFNSTVATMAYIYNGWGNDYLPPYSLGYVNVVALMILISSSLIFVTFGASRVKRIKSQILQKIFGFILIISGIKIVFSNLIINLL, via the coding sequence ATGTTCTCTTTTTTGAGTTTCATTCTTCTCTTTTTTATCGGAATCCTTACCGGACTCTTTTCCGGATTGTTTGGAGGAGGAGGGGGTATTATCACTAATCCCCTTATATGGTCTGTTTTTTCCTATATGGATTTTCCCTCTCAGGTTGTAGTTCAGATAACCTTTGGTACCACCGTTGCCAGCATGATGATAACAGCTATTCTTGGTTCTTTTGTCCATCACCGTCACAAAAATATATGGTGGGAGGTTATTCCTCCTTTAGTAACGGGTGGGATGTTGGGTTCCCTCATTGGAGCTACGGCTGCCTCTTACAGCCCTGGTATCTTCCTTAAGGTTTCTTTTGGATTTCTCCAGCTAATTGTAGCGTATCTTATGATTGCAAATAAGAAATTATCCAGTTCATCATCAGAGGACCCTATCAAGAGATGGGAATATATTTTGTTATTAGGGCTAGGGATTGGTTTTATCGGTTCTTTTATGGGGATTGGAGGAGGAGCGATAGCCGTCCCCATTATGGTTTTATTACTAGGATACCCTATGGACAAGACAGCAGGAATATCTTGTACGATGATCGCATTTAATAGCACTGTTGCAACCATGGCCTATATATATAATGGATGGGGGAACGATTATTTACCTCCCTATTCTTTGGGCTATGTGAATGTAGTGGCCTTAATGATTCTGATAAGTAGCAGTTTGATTTTTGTGACCTTTGGCGCGTCCAGGGTCAAGCGCATAAAGAGCCAAATATTACAGAAGATATTTGGATTTATTCTGATTATATCAGGGATCAAAATCGTTTTTTCTAATTTGATAATTAATTTATTATAA
- the mdh gene encoding malate dehydrogenase, which translates to MRVKITVVGAGNVGATTAEYIAEKELGDVVMIDILEGIPQGKGLDIFQRGPIEGYDSKVFGTNDYKDTKDSDIVVITAGLARKPGMSRDDLLFKNAGIVKEVVENVVKYSPDSILIVVTNPLDAMAQLAYKISKFPKNRVIGMAGILDTARFRTFLAMELNVSVENIHATVLGGHGDTMVPLARYSTVAGMPITELLPKDKIDKIIERTAGGGGEIVALLKTGSAFYAPAAAITEMIESILKDKKKILPCCVYLEGEYGIKGLYMGVPVKLGRDGVEEIIEIKFNQEEKEAFNKSVAAVRELVDKLALG; encoded by the coding sequence TATATTGCAGAGAAGGAGTTGGGCGATGTGGTTATGATTGATATACTGGAAGGAATTCCTCAAGGAAAAGGCCTTGATATTTTCCAGAGAGGACCTATAGAGGGCTATGATTCTAAGGTCTTTGGAACAAATGACTATAAAGATACAAAAGACTCTGATATTGTTGTCATAACAGCGGGTTTGGCCAGAAAGCCTGGCATGAGCAGAGATGACCTCCTCTTTAAGAATGCAGGGATTGTAAAAGAGGTTGTGGAAAATGTCGTAAAGTATTCTCCTGATTCAATTTTAATCGTAGTGACCAATCCCTTAGATGCTATGGCTCAACTCGCATACAAGATAAGCAAATTTCCAAAAAACAGGGTTATAGGAATGGCAGGCATATTGGACACGGCCAGGTTCAGAACATTCCTTGCTATGGAGTTAAATGTCTCTGTTGAAAATATTCATGCTACTGTATTAGGAGGGCATGGCGATACGATGGTTCCTTTAGCAAGATATTCTACAGTAGCCGGTATGCCTATTACTGAACTCCTTCCCAAAGACAAAATTGATAAAATTATAGAAAGAACCGCAGGAGGAGGGGGAGAAATCGTTGCGCTCTTAAAAACAGGGAGTGCTTTTTATGCCCCAGCAGCTGCAATAACAGAGATGATTGAGTCTATTTTGAAAGATAAAAAGAAGATTTTGCCATGCTGTGTTTACCTCGAAGGGGAGTATGGCATCAAAGGCCTTTATATGGGTGTTCCTGTAAAGCTGGGTAGAGATGGTGTGGAGGAGATAATTGAGATAAAATTCAATCAGGAAGAAAAAGAGGCCTTTAATAAATCAGTAGCTGCGGTAAGGGAGCTTGTTGACAAACTTGCCTTGGGATAG